A region of Hippoglossus stenolepis isolate QCI-W04-F060 chromosome 7, HSTE1.2, whole genome shotgun sequence DNA encodes the following proteins:
- the LOC118112485 gene encoding protein FAM53C isoform X2, translating into MVTLITEQLRKQSLEEPYQKAFSFNVNVSLPAVGSSPTVSWSAGRSRQETRSATHPSSKANFLDESCRLDSIWLPSNAGEHHQRMEVSSFTEKALQNSPPPPPPKRHCRSLSVPEDLFRCRSTWHPSASKVWTPVKRGCPSGGASSSGSGASSLLLCGPSSSSSVHSSSSPTFFSLALSSDSPLPWSFPWDPCDTLKGACSASFATPSSCSSSPAPLISHLMLQRRFSLSPVHIQDTSVVLLPPEPSPASALTYGCSGMEHQALSPSPTSACSTPSSCRRDLHPALPRCHSQPCDMRKPRLKRRHDADVLPCPRPGLNFSKMTQAEQCSAFSPAEFLGRGSIGPLSESEEDEEEEEEEDKRKRTLIDGGQKIVFERDCTELDLNLIEEN; encoded by the exons ATGGTGACACTTATCACAGAGCAGCTCCGTAAGCAGAGTCTGGAAGAGCCTTATCAAAAGGCTTTCTCATTCAATGTGAATGTG tcATTACCTGCAGTGGGCTCCAGTCCCACTGTCTCGTGGAGTGCTGGTCGATCAAGACAAG AAACCCGCTCAGCTACACACCCATCATCCAAAGCCAACTTTCTAGATGAATCCTGTCGACTTGACTCCATATGGCTTCCTTCAAACGCGGGAGAACATCACCAGAGAATGGAGGTTTCTTCCTTTACAGAAAAGGCTTTACAAAACTCCCCACCGCCACCACCCCCAAAACGCCACTGTCGGTCCCTCTCTGTTCCAGAGGACCTGTTTCGGTGCCGCTCCACCTGGCATCCTAGTGCATCCAAGGTTTGGACCCCAGTCAAACGTGGCTGCCCAAGTGGAGGAGCATCTAGTTCTGGCTCTGGAGCCAGCTCTTTGCTACTTTGTGGTCCcagttcctcttcctctgtacACTCATCTTCTAGCCCTACCTTCTTTAGCTTAGCACTCTCCTCTGACTCCCCACTACCATGGAGCTTCCCATGGGACCCCTGTGACACACTGAAAGGAGCCTGCTCTGCCTCCTTTGCTACTccatcctcctgctcctcttcaccGGCCCCCCTGATTTCTCACTTAATGCTGCAGCGCcgcttctccctctcccctgtgCACATTCAGGACACCTCTGTTGTACTCCTGCCGCCCGAGCCCTCCCCTGCTTCTGCTCTAACATATGGCTGTTCTGGCATGGAGCACCAAGCCCTGTCTCCATCTCCCACTTCAGCCTGCAGTACACCATCCTCCTGTAGGCGTGACCTGCATCCAGCGCTGCCACGATGCCACTCTCAGCCCTGTGACATGCGCAAACCCCGCTTAAAGAGGCGCCATGACGCAGATGTTCTCCCCTGCCCCAGGCCAGGCCTTAACTTCAGCAAGATGACACAG GCAGAGCAGTGCTCAGCCTTCTCCCCTGCAGAGTTCCTGGGACGAGGCAGCATCGGGCCACTAAGTGaaagtgaagaagatgaggaggaggaggaggaagaagataaaagaaaaaggaccTTAATAGATGGAGGACAAAAGATTGTTTTTGAGAGGGACTGCACAGAACTGGATTTGAACCTTATAGAAGAAAACTGA
- the LOC118112485 gene encoding protein FAM53C isoform X1, which translates to MVTLITEQLRKQSLEEPYQKAFSFNVNVSLPAVGSSPTVSWSAGRSRQETRSATHPSSKANFLDESCRLDSIWLPSNAGEHHQRMEVSSFTEKALQNSPPPPPPKRHCRSLSVPEDLFRCRSTWHPSASKVWTPVKRGCPSGGASSSGSGASSLLLCGPSSSSSVHSSSSPTFFSLALSSDSPLPWSFPWDPCDTLKGACSASFATPSSCSSSPAPLISHLMLQRRFSLSPVHIQDTSVVLLPPEPSPASALTYGCSGMEHQALSPSPTSACSTPSSCRRDLHPALPRCHSQPCDMRKPRLKRRHDADVLPCPRPGLNFSKMTQIGNRESLACATDGCLIPVSSQAEQCSAFSPAEFLGRGSIGPLSESEEDEEEEEEEDKRKRTLIDGGQKIVFERDCTELDLNLIEEN; encoded by the exons ATGGTGACACTTATCACAGAGCAGCTCCGTAAGCAGAGTCTGGAAGAGCCTTATCAAAAGGCTTTCTCATTCAATGTGAATGTG tcATTACCTGCAGTGGGCTCCAGTCCCACTGTCTCGTGGAGTGCTGGTCGATCAAGACAAG AAACCCGCTCAGCTACACACCCATCATCCAAAGCCAACTTTCTAGATGAATCCTGTCGACTTGACTCCATATGGCTTCCTTCAAACGCGGGAGAACATCACCAGAGAATGGAGGTTTCTTCCTTTACAGAAAAGGCTTTACAAAACTCCCCACCGCCACCACCCCCAAAACGCCACTGTCGGTCCCTCTCTGTTCCAGAGGACCTGTTTCGGTGCCGCTCCACCTGGCATCCTAGTGCATCCAAGGTTTGGACCCCAGTCAAACGTGGCTGCCCAAGTGGAGGAGCATCTAGTTCTGGCTCTGGAGCCAGCTCTTTGCTACTTTGTGGTCCcagttcctcttcctctgtacACTCATCTTCTAGCCCTACCTTCTTTAGCTTAGCACTCTCCTCTGACTCCCCACTACCATGGAGCTTCCCATGGGACCCCTGTGACACACTGAAAGGAGCCTGCTCTGCCTCCTTTGCTACTccatcctcctgctcctcttcaccGGCCCCCCTGATTTCTCACTTAATGCTGCAGCGCcgcttctccctctcccctgtgCACATTCAGGACACCTCTGTTGTACTCCTGCCGCCCGAGCCCTCCCCTGCTTCTGCTCTAACATATGGCTGTTCTGGCATGGAGCACCAAGCCCTGTCTCCATCTCCCACTTCAGCCTGCAGTACACCATCCTCCTGTAGGCGTGACCTGCATCCAGCGCTGCCACGATGCCACTCTCAGCCCTGTGACATGCGCAAACCCCGCTTAAAGAGGCGCCATGACGCAGATGTTCTCCCCTGCCCCAGGCCAGGCCTTAACTTCAGCAAGATGACACAG ATTGGTAATCGTGAGAGCCTTGCATGTGCTACAGATGGCTGTCTAATTCCAGTGTCTTCCCAGGCAGAGCAGTGCTCAGCCTTCTCCCCTGCAGAGTTCCTGGGACGAGGCAGCATCGGGCCACTAAGTGaaagtgaagaagatgaggaggaggaggaggaagaagataaaagaaaaaggaccTTAATAGATGGAGGACAAAAGATTGTTTTTGAGAGGGACTGCACAGAACTGGATTTGAACCTTATAGAAGAAAACTGA